One genomic region from Streptomyces sp. NBC_00582 encodes:
- the purE gene encoding 5-(carboxyamino)imidazole ribonucleotide mutase yields the protein MSPVVGIVMGSDSDWPVMEAAAQALDEFEIDYEVDVVSAHRMPREMIAYGEQAADRGLKVIIAGAGGAAHLPGMLASVSPLPVIGVPVPLKYLDGMDSLLSIVQMPAGVPVATVSVGGARNAGLLAARILATHDEDLLARMRDFQQELNDQATEKGKRLRAKVEGTAGFGFGK from the coding sequence ATGAGCCCCGTTGTTGGCATCGTCATGGGATCGGACAGCGACTGGCCCGTCATGGAGGCCGCCGCCCAGGCCCTCGACGAGTTCGAGATCGACTACGAGGTCGACGTCGTCTCCGCGCACCGCATGCCCCGCGAGATGATCGCGTACGGCGAGCAGGCGGCCGACCGCGGACTGAAGGTGATCATCGCGGGCGCCGGCGGCGCCGCCCACCTGCCCGGCATGCTCGCCTCGGTGTCCCCGCTCCCGGTGATCGGCGTGCCCGTCCCGCTGAAGTACCTCGACGGCATGGACAGCCTCCTGTCGATCGTGCAGATGCCGGCCGGCGTCCCCGTCGCCACGGTCTCCGTCGGCGGCGCCCGCAACGCGGGCCTCCTCGCCGCCCGGATCCTCGCCACCCACGACGAGGACCTCCTCGCCCGGATGCGCGACTTCCAGCAGGAGCTGAACGACCAGGCCACCGAGAAGGGCAAGCGGCTGCGCGCCAAGGTCGAGGGCACGGCCGGCTTCGGCTTCGGGAAGTGA
- a CDS encoding dipeptidase yields the protein MTALSSLEAARELLAEFPVVDGHNDLPWALREQVRYDLDARDLATSQAGHLHTDLPRLRAGGVGAQFWSVYVRADLPDPVTATLEQIDCVRQIVDRHPADLRTALTAADMEAARSQGRIASLMGAEGGHSIANSLGTLRGLYALGVRYLTLTHNDNVDWADSATDEPAAGGLTAFGREVVREMNRIGMLVDLSHVAATTMRDALDASSAPVIFSHSSARAVCDHPRNIPDDVLERLPANGGVAMVTFVPKFVLQAAVEWTAAASANLRAHGFFDLDTTPEAMKVHRAFEQAHPRPVPTAATVADHLDHMRAVAGIDHLGIGGDYDGTAFTPDGLNDVSGYPNLIAELLDRGWSRADIAKLTWQNAVRVLGAAEDVSRELRTTRGPSNATIESLDG from the coding sequence GTGACGGCCTTGAGCTCACTCGAGGCAGCCCGGGAACTCCTCGCCGAGTTCCCGGTCGTCGACGGCCACAACGACCTGCCGTGGGCCCTGCGCGAACAGGTCCGCTACGACCTCGACGCCCGCGACCTCGCCACCTCCCAGGCCGGACATCTGCACACCGACCTCCCCCGGCTGCGCGCGGGCGGCGTCGGCGCGCAGTTCTGGTCGGTGTACGTGCGCGCCGATCTGCCCGACCCGGTCACGGCGACCCTGGAGCAGATCGACTGCGTACGGCAGATCGTCGACCGTCACCCGGCCGACCTGCGCACCGCGCTCACCGCCGCCGACATGGAGGCGGCACGGTCACAGGGCCGTATCGCCTCCCTGATGGGCGCCGAGGGCGGCCACTCCATCGCCAACTCGCTGGGCACCCTGCGCGGCCTGTACGCGCTCGGCGTCCGCTATCTCACCCTCACCCACAACGACAACGTGGACTGGGCGGACTCCGCGACCGACGAGCCGGCGGCGGGCGGCCTCACGGCGTTCGGCCGCGAGGTGGTGCGCGAGATGAACCGGATCGGCATGCTCGTCGACCTCTCGCACGTCGCCGCGACCACCATGCGCGACGCGCTGGACGCCAGCTCCGCGCCGGTGATCTTCTCGCACTCCTCGGCGCGCGCGGTCTGCGACCACCCCCGCAACATCCCGGACGACGTCCTCGAACGCCTCCCCGCCAACGGTGGCGTCGCGATGGTCACGTTCGTCCCGAAGTTCGTGCTGCAGGCGGCCGTCGAATGGACCGCCGCGGCGAGCGCGAACCTGCGGGCGCACGGGTTCTTCGACCTGGACACCACCCCCGAGGCGATGAAGGTCCACCGGGCCTTCGAGCAGGCGCACCCCCGCCCGGTCCCCACGGCCGCGACGGTCGCGGACCACCTCGACCACATGCGCGCGGTGGCCGGCATCGACCACCTGGGCATCGGCGGCGACTACGACGGCACGGCCTTCACCCCCGACGGCCTCAACGACGTCTCCGGCTACCCCAACCTCATCGCGGAACTCCTCGACCGCGGCTGGTCCAGAGCCGACATCGCCAAGCTGACCTGGCAGAACGCGGTGCGGGTGCTGGGCGCGGCGGAGGACGTCTCCCGCGAGCTGCGCACCACACGGGGCCCGTCCAACGCGACGATCGAGTCCCTCGACGGCTGA